DNA from Kineosporiaceae bacterium:
GTCGGTGAACGCCGGATCGCCGATCAGCGGCGGGGGAACGTTGACGCTCACCCGCATCCTCGGATCCGCCCCGTCGCGGCGCCAGCCGGCCAGCTGGGCAGTGGTCAGTCGCAACATGTGCGCGGTGAGATCGGGCAACGCCCCGGCTCGGGCCAGGACCGGCAGGAAGATCGCCGGCGCCGCCGCCTCACCCACTCGTTGCCAACGGGCCAGCGCCTCCACCGCCCGGACCCTCCCGTTGCCGAGCTCGATGACGGGTTGGTAGTGGGCCACGATCCCGCCGTCCGCCAAGGCGTGCAGGAGCGCCGGGCGCAACAGCCAGTCGTGCTCCTCGGGCAACGTCAGGCCCTCGGAGTAGACCACGGGTCGCCGAAGGTCGGTGCGCTTGGCGGTGTGGAGCGCGACATCCGCCCGGCTCAACACCTCACCTGCCCCCGGGCGCGGCATCTGGGCGTCGACCACGGCAACACCCACGCCCACGCTCATGCTGACGTCGATGCCGTCAACCTGGAACGGGGCATCGATGGCGGCCCTCAGGGCCTCGGCCAGGGTGCCGGCTCGGGCGGCGGCATCCTTCGGGTGCAGTCGTTCGACCAGGACGGCGAACTCGTCGCCCCCCAGCCGGGCCATGCTGGCCGCCGCCGGCAGCCGGCGTTCGAGCCGGTGGCCCGCCTCGGCCAGCAACCGGTCGCCCACGGCGTGACCCAGACGGTCGTTGAGGGCGGTGAAGGAGTCCAGGTCGCACAGCAGCACCGCGATCGAGGACCCGTCGTCCACCTGACGTTGCAGTGCCTCGTGCAGGCGCCTCGTGAACAGGGGGCGGCGGGCCAGCCCGGTCAGCAGGTCGAAGGTGTCGTGCCGATCCGCCCGGTCGCGGGTGGCGGCGACCTCGGCGATGAGCGAGGCGTTGTCCCGCAGGGCCAGCAGGTGGCGCACCAGGGCCAACCCGATGGCGATCAACAGGATCACCAGGGTGGCCGGCGCCGGGCTGTCACCGCGGCGCCAGTACAGACCGACCAGTGCCAGGGCAGCCGTCGGGACGAGGAACGGCCAGGAGCTGGGGGCGCTGGGTTCGGCCGCGCCGATCCGGTGCCGGTGCAGTGCCGCCAGCCCCAGCATGGCGAACCCGCCGGCCTGCGGTAGCCCGAGGACCAGCAGCGCGGCCCCGAGCCGGTCGTCGAGTTGGCGGGCGAGCAGTTCGGCCAGGGCGAAGGACGCCACCAGTGTGCTGGCCCAGCGCGGGGAGACCTGGCGGCCCACCCGGGTGCCGACCAGAGCCAGGCTGGCCAAGGTGACAGCGACGCCGAGGTGGCCTGCGCCGAACGGGTGAACGGCGGAACCACCGGTGCTCTGCACCCCGACCAGGCACAACGCCGTCGTGCCCACGGCGAGCAGCGCGCCGTCCAGCACCTCGCGGCTGCCGCCGCCACCGGGCCGGCCCGGCAGCAACCCGGTCGCCGTCGCCGCAGCGAAGACCGTGAAGAGTGTCGCGACGTCGACGGGTTCCGAGCCGCTACCCGTGCCGGCGAGCACCGCCACGACATGCCCGACAGCGGTGCAGCCGGCGGCGATCGCCGCCCAGGTCCAGCCGCGCCGGGTGTCGGCGTCGTGGCGGACGGCAGCCCGGGCACAGAGTGCGCTGGCGACCAGTCCCGCCGCGGCGGGCAGCAGGAGCTCGGTGAGCCGGGCCGTCGAGGCGGAGAAGATCGGGCTGGGGGACGCGGCCTGGGCGATCAGCAGCAGAACGGTGATGATCCAGATGGGCCACAGCAGCAGGCGCAGCGCGTCACGGCAGCACACGGATCGGCGCCGGCGCATGGCGAGGCCCGGGTCTCCCGTCGACATGGCGAGCCTTCCTGCTCGGCGAAGGGACGGTTGGATCTGGGCCAGATCGGACGATACGCCGGATGGGTACTGGTTGTCACAGGCGCGCCGAACATGATCACTCTTTGTCATGCCTTGGCAGCCAAGCGTCGCTGAACTGCCCTCACGCCCTCCACGGAATCTCCACACGGCCTCCAGCCCGTCCCCAGAGCCCGGCCGCTAGCGTCGTGATCGTGACCACGCTGACCACTCCACCCGGGGCCGAGCGGCGGCCGCGTCGGCTGCTCGTCGTCGAGGACGATCGGGCGATCGCGGACGCCGTGGTGCGCCGGTTGCGCGGATCGGGCTACGAGGTCGATCTGGCCCACGACGGCCCCGCTGCCGTGACCGCGGCGAGGACCACGGTCTACGACGCGATCGTGCTCGATGTGATGCTGCCCGGCCTGAACGGACTCGAGGTCTGCCGGCAGGTCCAGGCCACGCGGCCGGTGCCGGTGCTCATGCTCACCGCCCGTGACGAGGAGGCCGATCGGCTCGTGGGGTTGGCCGTCGGGGCCGACGACTACCTGACCAAGCCGTTCAGCCCGCGCGAACTCGTGGCCCGGATCGCGGCGTTGCTGCGACGGGTCGACCGGGCCGCGGTGCTGGCTGCTGCCGTGCCGCACTCGCCGGACTCGCCGGATGCGGTGGTGACCGTCGGCGCCGTCCAGCTCGACCGCGGCACGCGCAGGGTCAGCGTCGACGGCACCGCCGTGCACCTGACGCGCACCGAGTTCGACCTGCTCGAGGCGCTGGCTCGCCGGGCCGGCCGGGTCGCCGAGCGGGACAGCCTGCTGGCCGAGATCTGGGACTGGGATCCGCGGGCGGCGGCCCACGCCGTCCGGGCCGGTGCCGCCCGCACCATGGACAGCCACGTCAAGGCGCTGCGCCGCAAGATCGGCGCCGAGCGGATCCGCACGGTGCACGGAGTCGGTTACGCCCTGGAGGACCTGCCGTGAGGCCGGTGCTCCCCGAGGGGTTGCGCCCGCTCGACCCGGTGCGCTCGATCAAAGCCAAACTGGGCCTGCTGGTCTTCGCCAGCATCACGGCCTCGGCCCTGTTGATCTACTTCTGCCTGGTCGTCTTCGGCTGGCGGGCGCGTTACGGACTGACGGTCTCGGTGCTGGTGGGCCTCGCTGTCACCCAGTTCCTCGCCCACGGGATGACCAGCCCGCTGCGGCAGATGACGGCGGCCGCCCGGCAGATGGCGGTCGGCCGTCCACCCGGCCCGGTGAGCACCACCAGTCGGGACGAGGTCGGCGACCTGGCCCGGGCGTTCACCGCCATGGCCGGCGATCTGGCCTCGGCCGATGCCCAGCGCCGTGACCTGATGGCCAACGTGGCCCACGAGCTGCGCACCCCGCTGGCCGCGGTCCGGGCACAGCTCGAGAATCTGGTGGACGGCGTGCGTCCGGCCGACGAGGCCGCCCTCGGTGAGGTGCTCGACCAGGTCGAGAACCTGTCCGGGCTGCTCGACGACCTGCTGGGGCTGGCCCGGGCCGAGGCCGGGGTGACGCCGTTGGCGCGACGCCTGGTGGTGTTGCGTGAGGTGGTGGACGCGGTGGTGGCCGATGTCGGGGCGGTGCGTCCCGACGTCCGGATCGTGGTCGAGATGTCCGAGTCGCTGGCGGTGGAGGTGGACCCGTCCCGGATGCGACAGGTGATCACCAACCTGGTCGACAACGCCACCCGCCATGCCGGCGACCACGGCACGGTGCTGGTCCGCGCCGAGCTGGACCAGGCCGGCGCCCTGCTGCTCGAGGTGGTGGACGACGGCCCGGGGATCGCCGAGCAGGACCGGACCCAGGTCTTCGAGCGGTTCCGGCGGGGCGCGGTGCCGGCAGCTGCCGAATCGGTGGGAGGTTCCGGTCACCAGACCGCAACCCCAACGGGCGGAACAGGTCTCGGTCTGGCGATCGCCCGTTGGGCCGTGGAGCTGCACGGTGGCCGGATCGAGGTGGCGCCGTCGGAGGCCGGCTGCCACATCCGCGTCGCGGTGCCGGACGCCGCCCCCGGCTAGGGCGGTCTGTCTCGGGTCTGCCTGACCCGTCTCGTTCACCCGTCTCGTTCATCACGTCGTCCTCTCTGCGCGGCACAGACCGTGTCGCGTCATCCGCCATGACCTCGGGGAGTTGTCATGTCTGGTTCCGCCGGTGTCCCGCCGGTCCGTTCGTCGGTTGCTCTTCCGCCGCCGCTGCCGACCCCGCCGTGGGGGGCGCCTTCGCCCCCGGTGTCGCGGCCATGGCTCGAACGGTTGCGGGTCGATGCCGCGCCGCCGCCCAGGGCCACGGTGCTCTACCTGGCCGGTCTGGCGCTGGTGGTGGGCCTGACCGCCGCCGCTCCCCCCGGAGCCCACTGGCCGGTGATCGCGGGCGTGATCGCCGCCATCGTCGCCTCGGTGCCCGCACCGGCAACCACTCCGGCCACCGCGCCGAGACCGGGCGCCGGTCCGATGGGCCGAGGCGACCGCGCGGTGCTGGCACTGGCGCTGGCCCTGATCGCCGTGGCGGCGGTGCGGACCAACCCCGTGATGGTGACCCTGTGCCTGATCGCCGGCGTGGGTCTGGCCACCGCCGCCGTCCTCCGGCCGCGCAGTTGGCCGGCCTGGGGTGCCGTGCCCCTCGTGCTGGCCCGCAGCGCGGTGCGGTCGGTGGTGTGGTACGCCGTCCCAGCGCGATCCACGGCGCGGGACCGGGCACGCCTGGCCTCCTGGATGCGCGGTCTGGTGATCGGGCTCGGCGTCACCACGGCGGTGCTGGTGCTGCTCAGCTCGGCCGATGCAGCGTTCGGCTCGCTGGTGCAGCACCTGCTGCCGCGCGCGGATCCGCGGCCCGGGGTGCGGCTGCCGGTCGTGGTGGCGGTGACCCTGTTCGCTGCGGCCCTCACCATGGCGCGGGTCGTGCCGACCGGCTGGTCGTGGCCGGCCACGGCCAGGCCGCGGCGCCGTCCGGCCGTGGAATGGGCCGTGCCGTTGGCGCTGCTCGACGCGGTGCTGTTGGCCTTCGCGGCGGTGCAGGCCCTGGTGGTGGCCGGCGCGTTCCCGCAGGGGATCATCGCGGACGGCGCCACCCCCGCCGAGCGGGCGCGGCACGGCTTCTGGCAGCTGGTCGTGGTGACCGTGCTGGTCGCCGCCACCCTGGTCTGGACGGCACGGTGCGCCGACCCGGCCAACGGCCGCCACCGGCTCGCCCTCACCGGGCTCGGCGGCGCGGCTCTGGCGGGCACCGGGGTGCTCGTGGCCAGTGCACTGGCGCGGATGTGGGCCTACCAGCAGGCCTTCGGGTGGACCGTGCTGCGGCTGCAGGTCGGCGCGTTCGAGCTCTGGTTGGCGGTGGCCCTGGTGCTGGCGGCGTGGGCCTGGGTGCGCGGTCGGGTGGCGGGGGTGCCGCGACTGCTCGTGGCGTGGGCCGGCGTGGCGTTGCTGGTGTTGGCGCTCGCCGGCCCCGATGCCCTGGTGGCTCGGTGGAACGTGGCCCGGTTCGAGCGCACCGGTCGGTTCGACGTCTGCTACGCCGCCACGCTGTCGGCCGATGCCTGGCCCGCCCTGAACCGGCTGCCGGAGCCGCTGCGATCCGAGGCGATCGGCTCGGCCCGGCATCCGGCGCCCTGGTACGCGATCAACCTCTCGCGCCGGCGAGCGGCAGAGGTGGCTCCGGCCGTGGCCGGGACGGCGTCCCCGCCGGCGCGCTGCGGGGAGAGGGACCCACTGGGGTGAAGCCGGAACCGCTGTGGTGAATGCTGGGTTTCGTGAACAGCGTTCCTGATCAGCGGTCGGCGGTGAACGACCCCGTGCTCGACCGGCTGGCCCGGTTCGACGGCACCGGGTTCCGGCCGGTCGGGCCCGGCACGATCGATGCCGCCATCGTGCACGTGTTCGCTCACGGCTGGCAGCCGGGGTACCGGGTGCAGGAGCGATTGTTGGCCACGGCCGACGGGGTGACCGCCCTGCCCGCCTGGG
Protein-coding regions in this window:
- a CDS encoding bifunctional diguanylate cyclase/phosphodiesterase, giving the protein MSTGDPGLAMRRRRSVCCRDALRLLLWPIWIITVLLLIAQAASPSPIFSASTARLTELLLPAAAGLVASALCARAAVRHDADTRRGWTWAAIAAGCTAVGHVVAVLAGTGSGSEPVDVATLFTVFAAATATGLLPGRPGGGGSREVLDGALLAVGTTALCLVGVQSTGGSAVHPFGAGHLGVAVTLASLALVGTRVGRQVSPRWASTLVASFALAELLARQLDDRLGAALLVLGLPQAGGFAMLGLAALHRHRIGAAEPSAPSSWPFLVPTAALALVGLYWRRGDSPAPATLVILLIAIGLALVRHLLALRDNASLIAEVAATRDRADRHDTFDLLTGLARRPLFTRRLHEALQRQVDDGSSIAVLLCDLDSFTALNDRLGHAVGDRLLAEAGHRLERRLPAAASMARLGGDEFAVLVERLHPKDAAARAGTLAEALRAAIDAPFQVDGIDVSMSVGVGVAVVDAQMPRPGAGEVLSRADVALHTAKRTDLRRPVVYSEGLTLPEEHDWLLRPALLHALADGGIVAHYQPVIELGNGRVRAVEALARWQRVGEAAAPAIFLPVLARAGALPDLTAHMLRLTTAQLAGWRRDGADPRMRVSVNVPPPLIGDPAFTDMVHAALDSAELPACGLILEITEDRLIEDLDAAARVVSSLQRLGVQVWLDDFGAGYSSLALLHRLPLNAVKLDKCLIATLHTDPWLRRLVGGVISLGDDLGLDVIAEGIDRGEQLDVLRDLGCTLGQGHRLARPAPPRQLSARLLSHGLEGFGGLGGQSADHPLRLPTARTHGPGHSTTSAAAPAG
- a CDS encoding response regulator transcription factor — protein: MGTGCHRRAEHDHSLSCLGSQASLNCPHALHGISTRPPARPQSPAASVVIVTTLTTPPGAERRPRRLLVVEDDRAIADAVVRRLRGSGYEVDLAHDGPAAVTAARTTVYDAIVLDVMLPGLNGLEVCRQVQATRPVPVLMLTARDEEADRLVGLAVGADDYLTKPFSPRELVARIAALLRRVDRAAVLAAAVPHSPDSPDAVVTVGAVQLDRGTRRVSVDGTAVHLTRTEFDLLEALARRAGRVAERDSLLAEIWDWDPRAAAHAVRAGAARTMDSHVKALRRKIGAERIRTVHGVGYALEDLP
- a CDS encoding HAMP domain-containing histidine kinase, which gives rise to MLPEGLRPLDPVRSIKAKLGLLVFASITASALLIYFCLVVFGWRARYGLTVSVLVGLAVTQFLAHGMTSPLRQMTAAARQMAVGRPPGPVSTTSRDEVGDLARAFTAMAGDLASADAQRRDLMANVAHELRTPLAAVRAQLENLVDGVRPADEAALGEVLDQVENLSGLLDDLLGLARAEAGVTPLARRLVVLREVVDAVVADVGAVRPDVRIVVEMSESLAVEVDPSRMRQVITNLVDNATRHAGDHGTVLVRAELDQAGALLLEVVDDGPGIAEQDRTQVFERFRRGAVPAAAESVGGSGHQTATPTGGTGLGLAIARWAVELHGGRIEVAPSEAGCHIRVAVPDAAPG
- a CDS encoding DUF4173 domain-containing protein; this translates as MSGSAGVPPVRSSVALPPPLPTPPWGAPSPPVSRPWLERLRVDAAPPPRATVLYLAGLALVVGLTAAAPPGAHWPVIAGVIAAIVASVPAPATTPATAPRPGAGPMGRGDRAVLALALALIAVAAVRTNPVMVTLCLIAGVGLATAAVLRPRSWPAWGAVPLVLARSAVRSVVWYAVPARSTARDRARLASWMRGLVIGLGVTTAVLVLLSSADAAFGSLVQHLLPRADPRPGVRLPVVVAVTLFAAALTMARVVPTGWSWPATARPRRRPAVEWAVPLALLDAVLLAFAAVQALVVAGAFPQGIIADGATPAERARHGFWQLVVVTVLVAATLVWTARCADPANGRHRLALTGLGGAALAGTGVLVASALARMWAYQQAFGWTVLRLQVGAFELWLAVALVLAAWAWVRGRVAGVPRLLVAWAGVALLVLALAGPDALVARWNVARFERTGRFDVCYAATLSADAWPALNRLPEPLRSEAIGSARHPAPWYAINLSRRRAAEVAPAVAGTASPPARCGERDPLG